A genomic stretch from Nitrososphaera sp. includes:
- a CDS encoding zinc-binding dehydrogenase: MKAAVYREHSKDPRQVVKIEEVETPRPRPNEVLVKVEAASYNYNDLWGIWGQPIKIPMPHISGSDIAGTVAEVGENVTGNIKAGDRVVSYPNLTCRVCYECTSGREYDCSDRKVWGFQTGPLWGGFAQYTHLPEVNVVKIPDEVSFNDAAAISMVGMTAWHMLVTRARIKPGQTVLIMGGGSGMGIAGIQIAKLFNCDVIATAGNKEKMDKCLELGADFAVNHREPGWHKEVRKITNKQGVDLVFEHIGKSTFPEEVGLLKMGGTLVSTGATTGYDSPLDLRYLFFKGINLLGATQGTRAGLEEVIRWVSRGMIKPTIDTVYPFSQMVEGHVKMADSQLFGKLLTTPQRI; the protein is encoded by the coding sequence ATGAAGGCAGCAGTTTACCGGGAGCATAGCAAGGATCCCAGGCAGGTTGTGAAAATTGAAGAAGTCGAGACGCCAAGGCCAAGACCAAACGAGGTGTTGGTGAAGGTCGAAGCGGCATCATACAATTACAATGACCTGTGGGGAATATGGGGTCAGCCTATCAAGATTCCCATGCCTCACATTTCAGGGAGCGACATCGCAGGCACTGTAGCGGAGGTGGGCGAGAATGTGACCGGCAATATCAAGGCCGGAGACAGGGTTGTTTCATATCCGAACCTGACCTGCAGGGTCTGTTACGAATGCACGTCTGGCAGAGAATACGACTGTTCTGACCGGAAGGTGTGGGGCTTTCAGACCGGACCGCTCTGGGGGGGTTTTGCCCAGTACACGCACCTGCCGGAAGTAAACGTCGTAAAGATACCTGACGAGGTGTCGTTCAATGACGCGGCGGCCATCTCCATGGTCGGGATGACTGCGTGGCACATGCTTGTTACCCGTGCAAGGATAAAACCGGGCCAGACCGTTCTAATTATGGGCGGGGGCAGTGGCATGGGAATAGCAGGGATTCAGATCGCAAAATTGTTCAATTGCGATGTAATCGCCACGGCGGGCAATAAGGAGAAAATGGACAAATGCCTTGAGCTTGGGGCCGATTTTGCTGTCAACCACAGGGAGCCGGGCTGGCACAAGGAGGTACGCAAGATTACGAACAAGCAGGGAGTGGACCTCGTCTTTGAACACATCGGCAAGTCCACTTTTCCGGAGGAGGTTGGCCTGCTGAAGATGGGAGGGACACTGGTGTCAACAGGCGCAACCACCGGCTATGATTCTCCTTTGGACCTCCGGTATCTGTTTTTCAAAGGTATCAACCTGCTTGGCGCCACACAGGGAACAAGGGCAGGCCTGGAGGAAGTCATAAGGTGGGTGAGCAGGGGCATGATAAAGCCCACGATCGACACGGTTTATCCCTTCAGCCAGATGGTCGAGGGCCATGTCAAGATGGCAGATTCACAGCTGTTCGGCAAACTGCTTACGACTCCGCAGAGAATATGA
- a CDS encoding DUF1622 domain-containing protein — protein MQLFFGPLIKQTVADGLPVARIIQPISLGLDLIGVGIIAYGAIVTLIFLIQVEARDVKQAGLNQHSIKQQFTTRILTGLEFFIAGDVLKTILNPTLQSLEVVAIIVGIRAVLSFLLNRELKDEEKLRSAGQRGLDAAEGKRPTRPDIKIDRKSDNQAA, from the coding sequence GTGCAACTTTTCTTTGGTCCGCTAATCAAGCAGACGGTGGCAGACGGGCTACCTGTTGCCCGGATCATTCAGCCAATTTCACTCGGCTTGGACCTAATAGGAGTCGGCATAATAGCCTACGGGGCGATCGTGACCCTGATTTTTCTGATACAGGTCGAAGCGCGCGACGTAAAGCAGGCTGGGCTCAATCAGCACTCGATCAAACAACAGTTTACTACGAGGATACTTACTGGGCTTGAGTTCTTTATCGCAGGCGATGTCCTAAAGACTATTCTTAATCCCACCCTGCAATCGCTTGAAGTAGTTGCAATAATAGTCGGCATCCGGGCAGTCTTGAGTTTCCTGCTCAATCGGGAGCTAAAGGATGAGGAAAAGCTTCGATCCGCAGGTCAAAGGGGGCTGGACGCAGCCGAAGGGAAAAGGCCAACTCGCCCGGACATAAAGATTGACAGGAAAAGCGATAACCAGGCCGCATGA
- a CDS encoding SRPBCC family protein: protein MTVINKTIEINAPVSEVFTYFARPEHMADQFPENMGLSVIPVEVKNGFGVGTIFRISGDFDGKRLEWDCETNEYVPQRKIVAKMIEGPFKQWQITVSFEELGEKKTKTGMEVEYDMPMGPLGNFIDKVKLKKIAERGMENGLLRVKALLEGTGSIPVYITLDAYRHILREKEKLNCSVSEAIVKIIEQKQQTAKVS, encoded by the coding sequence ATGACCGTTATAAACAAGACCATCGAAATTAACGCGCCAGTCTCCGAGGTGTTTACGTATTTTGCAAGGCCGGAACACATGGCGGATCAGTTCCCGGAGAACATGGGCTTGAGCGTAATACCGGTCGAAGTTAAGAACGGTTTTGGCGTTGGAACGATTTTTAGGATTAGCGGCGATTTTGATGGCAAACGGCTTGAGTGGGATTGCGAAACCAACGAGTACGTTCCACAGAGAAAGATCGTAGCCAAAATGATTGAAGGTCCTTTCAAGCAGTGGCAGATCACCGTAAGCTTTGAGGAGCTTGGCGAGAAAAAGACCAAGACTGGAATGGAAGTAGAGTACGACATGCCGATGGGACCGCTTGGCAACTTTATCGACAAGGTGAAGCTGAAAAAGATTGCAGAGCGCGGTATGGAAAACGGTCTGTTGCGGGTCAAGGCGTTGCTGGAAGGCACGGGCTCAATTCCGGTCTACATTACGCTTGATGCCTACAGGCACATCCTTCGAGAGAAGGAAAAGCTGAACTGCTCGGTGTCTGAAGCAATAGTAAAGATAATCGAACAAAAGCAGCAGACGGCCAAAGTTTCTTAG
- a CDS encoding TspO/MBR family protein, with the protein MVGQKSFSEALGNNRALIRLAISVAIPLSAGAIGAALTASSIATWYQLIEKPWFTPPNWVFGPAWTVLYVLMGVSLYLVWRRTVIDRSKLGIRPAAFTAFGLQLGLNVLWSFLFFSLRSPQLAFVEIVILLASIAATVIIFHKISRTASFILLPYVGWVAFASLLNLGVWLLNP; encoded by the coding sequence ATGGTCGGGCAAAAGTCCTTTTCGGAGGCTCTTGGTAACAATCGGGCTCTCATACGTCTGGCAATTTCAGTTGCAATCCCTTTATCCGCGGGAGCAATTGGTGCTGCCCTAACAGCCAGTTCTATTGCAACATGGTATCAATTGATTGAAAAACCCTGGTTCACTCCTCCAAATTGGGTCTTTGGTCCTGCATGGACGGTGCTATATGTGCTGATGGGAGTATCCTTGTACCTTGTTTGGAGAAGAACAGTGATCGACAGGAGCAAACTTGGTATAAGACCTGCTGCATTTACTGCGTTCGGACTCCAGCTAGGCCTGAATGTGCTTTGGTCATTTCTATTCTTTAGTCTGAGGTCTCCTCAACTTGCATTTGTAGAGATCGTAATATTGCTGGCAAGCATCGCGGCGACAGTAATTATCTTTCATAAAATATCAAGAACCGCATCATTCATTTTGTTGCCATATGTTGGATGGGTCGCATTCGCATCCCTCCTAAACCTAGGGGTTTGGCTTCTGAATCCCTAA